One segment of Nostoc piscinale CENA21 DNA contains the following:
- a CDS encoding cytochrome c oxidase subunit 3, whose product MNRGVIHVDESPVPLERWRRFLPNWLKRYLPVRGGRSEDHHGKAIFGFTVFLLSESIVFLSFIFTYVGLRLTHSRNWLPPGVSGPELSTFVIINTVVLLSSSFVIQPAENSLKHDHIQKFRWLWLITICMGSYFLIGQGIEWSKLDFGLSTGLVGSTFYVLTGFHGLHVLTGVILQITMLVRSFIPGNYEKGHFGVSAATLFWHFVDIIWVFLFSLLYLWQA is encoded by the coding sequence ATGAATCGTGGTGTTATTCATGTAGATGAAAGTCCTGTTCCTTTAGAAAGGTGGCGGCGTTTTCTACCCAATTGGCTCAAGCGTTATTTGCCAGTTCGCGGTGGTCGTTCTGAAGACCATCACGGTAAAGCAATTTTTGGGTTTACTGTATTTCTATTATCTGAAAGTATAGTTTTTTTGAGCTTTATTTTTACATACGTTGGTCTACGATTAACACATTCACGAAATTGGCTACCGCCTGGTGTTTCGGGGCCAGAATTGTCTACTTTTGTCATTATTAATACGGTAGTTTTACTCTCCAGTAGCTTTGTAATTCAACCAGCAGAAAATTCTCTCAAGCATGATCACATTCAGAAATTTCGTTGGCTATGGTTGATAACAATTTGTATGGGCAGTTATTTCTTAATCGGTCAAGGCATTGAGTGGAGCAAACTGGATTTTGGGTTAAGTACAGGACTAGTTGGTTCTACGTTTTATGTTTTAACAGGATTTCACGGTCTACACGTTCTGACTGGTGTGATTCTTCAAATCACTATGCTGGTTCGTTCTTTTATTCCAGGTAACTACGAAAAAGGTCACTTTGGCGTGAGTGCTGCTACTTTGTTTTGGCACTTTGTTGATATTATTTGGGTTTTTCTGTTCTCGCTTCTCTATCTTTGGCAAGCGTAA